The genomic window TCTTCACAAGGTCTGAACAGTCTGTGAAAAAGCTACTTCTTGGTTATCGGCACCAATCATACACTTCATTACCCATAGAAGAGCTTCGACCTCTGTATGGAGAGGCGATAGACTTCTACGCAAGTTTGCAGCTCCCATGGTTGACGCTCCTCCATTTATAGATGTGCAAAACCACCCTAGTCCTGAAAACTTATCACTTTCTTTCCATGACCCGTCAACAAAACAACGAAAACCTGAGTACGCATTACGTTGTGAGATGTCCCTCACCcgaatttgtttctttgaatgcacggaaacatttttttcagTATTGAACTCAACTTGCGCTAACTGTCACGATTGTGCCTCTTTTCTGCTAGACATAACACATCTAACGGATCCGAATccacattttcaaatattgaaTTCTTAAACATCCaaacataatattaaaaaacaatcctaaatgcTTAAATTCTTAATGAAACCAAATTACTAATTGAATTCAAAGACCACCATTGGTGTTCACTGTTGCTCTCATGGAAGGTGGAACTTCATTTGCAAATTTGTTCTGCATCATAGTAATCCAAAAATCAACATCTTTAAACTTCAGCAGCATTCCCTCAATCACTTGGTCCGATTTCTGGAGCTTTTCTTGAGTCGCAAGAtacattttttcataatttggAGATGCATCAACAGTAGGATCAGCTACCGGAATTGAACCATAGCCAAATTTCTTGCCTTTCTTCACTAGAACTTcctgaaatttaaaaattgcaTGTTACaattcatataagaaaaagtattaaaaacataaagtatggttaaaaaaaaaacatgaagtataattaaaaaataatagaagtTTCAGCATTTTACCCCTTGGTAAATGGCATCAATTTCTTCTTGTGTAAGATTGTTAGTATCCAAAGTGTCACCATCGTCATTGTCTCTTTGACTGAGAATTTGGTGCTCCATGTTTCGATATTTTTTGGCGATCAACTCAACTTTTTGCACACAAATATACCATTAGACTTTCTCTTATGGGTTGCTTCCATAAAAGTAACCATATCTGGAAGTTCTCCTGTCACTTTATCACGCTAAACAGTtttgaaacacacaaatatgTCATTATAGAAAACTTGGACTGAATTTGACAGAAAGTATATTATAtgcaaaaataatacaaattaccatctcttctcttctccggACATATGAAATTGACCCACATGTATGCTTAGCTATCCCTAAGCCACCAAGATCGCTCTTCTTATTTTGGAGTTGGCTTTGCTTCTCTTGATGCTTTTCTCGTTTTCCCAAAAAGCAATAAGACTAATCCAAAGAGAGTTCAGCATCCATTGGGGCTTCCCCTTGTCTTGCTTCTATGCCTTTTTCCATTCATGGACATATCCAGCAAACGAGATGCACACAAAGTCTCAAACTCATGTTGAACAAGTGTTGTTATCTTATAACGCCAATTATACTTTTGCTAcaagatcaaataaaaagaataaaaattaaataaataacaatgtGTATCAAGTAACACTAATCATAAAAActttgacaaaacaaatattaaaaatataccGCAAAAGCTTTGAACCAACGTAGCTTGCTATCGTTTAAGAGTATTGACCAATTAGGAGCCATTTCTTTGAAATCGctcttcacaatttttttcaCCGCTTTAGTAATCCACTTTGTGTATTCAGACCTAGTATGTATAAACGAGTAGTTATATAACAAGGAAATCAACGCTagttaatataattataaatcaatGATACGTTTCATTCACAAATCAATAATCTTACTACGTActtatataaacaagaaaatcaacGCTAGTtaacataattataataaatgataCGTTTCATTCACAAACCAATGATCTTACTACGTACTTATATAAACAAGGAAATCAATGCTAGttaacataattataaatcaatttttattcaCAAACCAATAATCTTACTATGTACTTTAAGTATTAAGAGAACAATTAGCTAGCGGATCAAGTCATATTAAGAGAACAACAAACTACAAGTCACTAAATACGGTCTCATATTAAGAGAACAAAAACTCAGAGAATAAAGTTGGAGAATTATAAACAGAACTTTAAGTGAAATTTACCATCCATCACCATTCATTCTTCTCGGATCAAGTTTCTTTATGCTTGCACGGCCTCCAGATCAAAGCAATTGGTCAAGAGTCACTAAGTCTGCTAGATCTGTTGAGCCTTGTTCATTTGTAGGCGTCTCTGGTACTTCAAATGATGGAGAATCATTTGCAGGGGAATCACTCATCTGTTGGGAACTAGATCCCAACATGTTTTGATCCATCATTCTTCTATAAGTGAGATAGTCATCCCAAGTCCCCATGTCTACAAAGatacatgaaataaataaataaactcaGTTGCAAAGTTTGAAATTAACAACGAAAATTCATCCACAAAGCTACATTTATGatcaaaaattaatagaatctacatatacatttttggtagACTTTTGGCCAAAAATCCCTTAAATATTTACTAATAATTGTTAGGTccttacaaattatatatcaatcaaatattttattactaaaaatttacaattcGTTACTTTGCattaaatacttaaattaactttttttctattacaTATTTAGTCCCTATAAAATCtatctcaaatttttttgtctaaatttaTATCCTTAATTAAATCTTATCATTATTGAACTACCTTCAATTAATTACGAATTT from Arabidopsis thaliana chromosome 3, partial sequence includes these protein-coding regions:
- a CDS encoding uncharacterized protein (unknown protein; BEST Arabidopsis thaliana protein match is: unknown protein (TAIR:AT3G14780.1); Has 22 Blast hits to 22 proteins in 2 species: Archae - 0; Bacteria - 0; Metazoa - 0; Fungi - 0; Plants - 22; Viruses - 0; Other Eukaryotes - 0 (source: NCBI BLink).); translation: MEHQILSQRDNDDGDTLDTNNLTQEEIDAIYQGEVLVKKGKKFGYGSIPVADPTVDASPNYEKMYLATQEKLQKSDQVIEGMLLKFKDVDFWITMMQNKFANEVPPSMRATVNTNGGLGWFCTSINGGASTMGAANLRRSLSPLHTEVEALLWVMKCMIGADNQEVAFSQTVQTL